Within Sulfolobales archaeon, the genomic segment TCTATAGATCTCTAGCCACCTCCACAAGCCTCTTAACCTTCACAGGATCCTTCTTACCAGGGGATGACTCAACACCACTGCTAACATCTATAACATCTGGTGCAACATGTTTAAGGTTTATAGCATTATCAGGGTTTATCCCTCCCGCAACACCACACGGCCTATATCTTGAGCATCCATATCTATATAGCTCAACAGGCAGATCCTTAGAACCATCTATAGCCCGGCGATCGACTCTATCCTTAGCTATATCTATTAACACATACTCCACATAGCTCGAGAATCCCTTTATAAACGATACCCTCTGATCTATATCTATATTTGGAGAACCCCTAGATATGATAACAGGGATCACTCTATAACCTGCCATAGATGTCTCTTCGAGATCGTGGGTAGATAGATCTTCTAGATGGAGTTGGATAATAGCATCCAAACCAGATCCAATAGCCCTTTTCATAGCAACCCTGTCTGCGGCGACTAAAACAAGCCTTGATCTAGATAGTGTTGATGCAACATCCCTCACAAGATCCATACTCACAGATCTTAGAAAACCATCTGAGATCACCATTCCAACATACATAGCACCGGCTTCCTCAGAGATGATCGCATCCTCTATACTAGTTACACCACAGATCTTAACCCTTGCCAACCCCAGCCAGCCTCCTAGCAGTATTTATTATAGATTCTAGCTTCTTCCAAGCCCTCCCATCATATATCTCCCTCAAAGATCTTTCGAAGCCCTCAGCAATAGATCCTGATTCTCCAGCCACGTAGAGGGCGAGTCCGGCGTTTAATGCTATAAATATAGCTGAGGATCTATCCTCGCCTCTGAGTCCCCTAACCCCCTTACCATAGATCTCCTCCCTCGTTCTGCCAGATATCTCCTCAACAGGGATCTCCCTCAAACCGAGATCCCTAGGTGATATAGATAGCTCCTCATACCCCCCTTTCCTAAGCATTATATAGCTAGCACCGCTTGGGGATACCTCATCCATACCCGGGTAGCCCGTTACAACAGCATATCCCCCGAGACCCAGCTCCCTAATGGCCCCCTCAAGCTTCCTAGCTATCTCGATGCTCGGAGCCCCCACAACCTGGATCGATGGATTGGCTGGGTTTGCTAGAGGGGCTGTTAGGTTGAAGATAGTTCTTATCCCAAGCCTCTTCCTCACAGGAGCTATCAGCCTGAGGGCTCTATGATATATGGGGGCGTAGAGATATGCAAACCCCTCCCTCTCCAACATCTCCTCAGCTATCTCGGCACCATGCTCTATTGGATATCCAAGCGCCTCCATGAGATCCGCTGAGCCGAATATGCTTGAGAAACCCCTGTTACCGTGTTTAGCAACTGGGATCCCTATAGATGATACTACGATGGATGCCAATGTAGAGGCGTTGATGGTGTTAAGCCCATCTCCCCCCGTACCCACTATATCCAATGCACCCCTGGATCTCACCTTAACCGCGTTCTCCCTTAGAGCCTTTAGAAACCCCCTGATCTCCTCGGGATCCTCGCCCTTAACCCTTAGACCCATCAGTATTGCTGAAGCCTCAACAGGATCCATAGATCCGCTTAGCATCCCAATACAAGCACTATAGGCCTCCTCCTCTGTGAGGCTCTTTCTCTCAGCAAGCTTAGAGATCAGGCTGGCCATCTATATCACCCCATAGAAGTCTTCATCGTAGAGGCCGTGGCCGCTGAGATTCATCAATATAGTGATCCTCCTATTCCTTCTCCTAGCCTCTACAGCCTCTTGGATCACAGCTGCTATTGCGTGAGTACTCTCCGGAGCTGGCAATATACCTTCAGCCCTGTAGAAGAGGATCCCAGCCTCCCTCGCCTCCTCAGGGGAATATGCTCTGGGCTCTATCACCCCCTCCCTCAGCAATATAGATATGCTTGAGGCAACGCCATGGTATCTAAGTCCAGCAGCCCTTATCGATGGGGGTTTGAAGTCCTTCCCAAGTGTATACATCTTTATCATGGGGAGTATACCCATGCTATCTGGATGCTCATATCTATAGACGCCCTTCGTCATCTTGGGGACAAGGCTGCTCTCCGCAGCTACTATTCTGGGGGGTTTCTCACCTCTTCTAGATGCCTCGCCATAGAATGGATATACAAGCCCGGCTAGATTGGATCCTCCTCCTACACATGCAACAAGCACATCTGGCTCCTCCCCAATGCTCCTCATCTGATCCATAGCCTCCAATCCGATAACAGTCTGGTGGATCAAAACATATTCCATAACACTCCCAGGTATATACCTCCTAGATCTTGGATCGTCTAGCACATACTCAACAGCCTCGCTAATAGCTACTCCAAGGCTCCCAGGATGATCTCTATCCATCTCAAGAACAGATCTTCCAGCCCTTGTAATAGTAGATGGGCTTGGATATACCTCAGCACCATTCTCAACCATTAAGCTAAGCCTCTTCTTCTTAGAAACATAGCTAGATCTCGTCATGAATATATGGGCCTTAACACCCATTAGCCTAGAGGCGATCGACACTGCTAGGCCCCACTGACCAGCACCCGTCTCTGTAGCAACCTCTCTATAGCCCTCCCTATATACATAGTAGACCTGGGCCACCGCTGTATTCAGCTTATGGCTACCGCTGGGGAGAGCTCCCTCGAACTTATAGTAGATCTTGGCAGGTGTCCCAAGGATCCTCTCGAGATTCTCAGCCCTTTTAAGAGGTGTTGGTCTCCCCACCTTAGCATATATATCTCTAACCTCATCGGGTATCTCTATATATCTCTCGAACGAGAACTCCTGATCTATGAGGGAGTGGGGAAGGATCTCCTTCAGCCTATCTATAAGAGAGTGATCCGAGTCAACAGGATCTATAGGGGGTGGGACAGGCCTCGGAAGATCTGGGGCTATGTTATACCAAAACCTAGGGATATCTGGGCTACCCATCAACACCACCCCTGAGAACCCTGTGCACATCTATGACAAAGCTGAGGGCCTCATCAACCCCCCTTGATATCCTCTTCAGCACCTCAGTACCTATAACAGCTATATCAGCACCTCCAGCAAGGATCGCTACCACCCTCTCAACGCTATTTATGCCGAAGCCAACTGCTAGAGGAGCCCTCCCCTCAAGCAGGCTCCTAGCTATGGCTATGTTCCTCAGCACCTGGATCGGGAGATTCGTCCCTGTAGATGCTTGGAGACCTAGATATATCATATATGGCTCATACCTGAGAAGAGCCCTTACAAGGGCGTAGGGGAATTTTGTTGATATAAAGAAGCAGGGTTTTAAACCATGATCAGCTGATACCTTAATATATACCTCTAGATCCTCTAGATATTCTATCAAAAGATCTGGAGCTAGGAGGCATTTAAACCCTAGATCCGATATATCGCTTAAAAACCCATCTAGATTACCTCTAACATCTGAGTAATAGGCTAGAGCCACCCTATCACATTTAACATCACTGAGAACCCTATACTCGTTAATAGGTATTCTGTGGAAGCCCTTCCCTATAATCTCCCTATGTGCCCTCCTTATAGTGGGGCCATCA encodes:
- the trpD gene encoding anthranilate phosphoribosyltransferase — translated: MASLISKLAERKSLTEEEAYSACIGMLSGSMDPVEASAILMGLRVKGEDPEEIRGFLKALRENAVKVRSRGALDIVGTGGDGLNTINASTLASIVVSSIGIPVAKHGNRGFSSIFGSADLMEALGYPIEHGAEIAEEMLEREGFAYLYAPIYHRALRLIAPVRKRLGIRTIFNLTAPLANPANPSIQVVGAPSIEIARKLEGAIRELGLGGYAVVTGYPGMDEVSPSGASYIMLRKGGYEELSISPRDLGLREIPVEEISGRTREEIYGKGVRGLRGEDRSSAIFIALNAGLALYVAGESGSIAEGFERSLREIYDGRAWKKLESIINTARRLAGVGKG
- a CDS encoding TrpB-like pyridoxal phosphate-dependent enzyme is translated as MGSPDIPRFWYNIAPDLPRPVPPPIDPVDSDHSLIDRLKEILPHSLIDQEFSFERYIEIPDEVRDIYAKVGRPTPLKRAENLERILGTPAKIYYKFEGALPSGSHKLNTAVAQVYYVYREGYREVATETGAGQWGLAVSIASRLMGVKAHIFMTRSSYVSKKKRLSLMVENGAEVYPSPSTITRAGRSVLEMDRDHPGSLGVAISEAVEYVLDDPRSRRYIPGSVMEYVLIHQTVIGLEAMDQMRSIGEEPDVLVACVGGGSNLAGLVYPFYGEASRRGEKPPRIVAAESSLVPKMTKGVYRYEHPDSMGILPMIKMYTLGKDFKPPSIRAAGLRYHGVASSISILLREGVIEPRAYSPEEAREAGILFYRAEGILPAPESTHAIAAVIQEAVEARRRNRRITILMNLSGHGLYDEDFYGVI
- a CDS encoding tryptophan synthase subunit alpha codes for the protein MDLNGKRFGIYIPLGYPDPSGFQVFVGAAAKYADLIEIGIPTERPIYDGPTIRRAHREIIGKGFHRIPINEYRVLSDVKCDRVALAYYSDVRGNLDGFLSDISDLGFKCLLAPDLLIEYLEDLEVYIKVSADHGLKPCFFISTKFPYALVRALLRYEPYMIYLGLQASTGTNLPIQVLRNIAIARSLLEGRAPLAVGFGINSVERVVAILAGGADIAVIGTEVLKRISRGVDEALSFVIDVHRVLRGGVDG